The following are from one region of the Veillonella nakazawae genome:
- a CDS encoding phosphatidate cytidylyltransferase, translated as MLKTRVITAVIGFIIALGAITLGGSVYDVLITLLALLGWREFVLLGKAKHVRMSILWGYISILLLMIAFACHQYILAIAILVLSLSANYMLCTFGENKYSLASVSFSVFGLLYVGIGMISLLMIRHDSIYMSLSMPFELYNWGTITLWLVLFTTWASDTFAYFAGRAFGKHKIVPSISPNKTLEGFIGGFIGCIITGAVFSYIVGIPWWMGIHVGMISGILAPLGDLFESKIKRLCNVKDSGTLLPGHGGVLDRFDSLLFTAPITLIYILLFSF; from the coding sequence ATGTTAAAAACACGTGTTATAACCGCTGTTATAGGTTTTATTATTGCCTTAGGGGCCATTACATTAGGCGGATCTGTGTATGATGTTCTTATTACATTATTAGCTCTATTGGGATGGCGTGAGTTTGTTTTACTAGGTAAAGCTAAACATGTGCGAATGTCCATTTTATGGGGTTATATTAGTATTTTATTATTGATGATTGCCTTTGCATGTCATCAGTATATTTTAGCAATTGCTATATTAGTATTGAGTTTATCAGCCAATTATATGTTATGTACATTTGGTGAAAATAAATACTCTTTAGCTAGCGTTTCTTTTAGTGTATTTGGTTTATTATATGTTGGTATTGGCATGATTTCTTTGCTCATGATTCGTCATGACTCTATTTACATGTCTTTATCAATGCCATTTGAATTATATAATTGGGGAACAATTACTCTTTGGCTAGTATTGTTTACCACATGGGCTAGTGATACTTTTGCGTACTTTGCGGGTCGTGCCTTTGGTAAACATAAAATTGTTCCATCCATTAGTCCTAATAAAACATTAGAAGGTTTTATTGGTGGATTTATTGGCTGTATTATTACAGGTGCTGTATTTTCGTATATCGTGGGTATTCCATGGTGGATGGGTATTCATGTTGGTATGATCAGTGGTATATTAGCACCATTAGGTGATTTATTTGAATCAAAGATTAAACGATTATGTAATGTGAAAGATTCTGGTACCTTATTACCAGGTCATGGCGGTGTATTGGATCGATTTGATAGCTTATTATTTACGGCACCTATTACATTGATTTATATATTACTATTCTCGTTCTAA
- a CDS encoding isoprenyl transferase gives MLKKLFNRKPSDTPDIDSNAIPKHVAIIMDGNGRWAKRRGMPRSMGHRAGADVLKQIVIAADEIGIRALTVYGFSTENWKRPEQEVSLLMALIKEYLNNNVKYMHEHNVRIRFIGYIGALSEELQKIIRDAELLTQNNTGLTLQLALNYGGRDEIVRTIRNITNSVVDGSITTDDITEDYVSSQLFTKEFSDVDLLIRPSSDFRISNFLLWQLAYAEFWFTDLHWPDFTKETLLEAVAAYQKRERRFGGLRDEE, from the coding sequence ATGCTAAAGAAATTATTTAACCGTAAACCATCTGATACGCCTGATATTGATAGTAATGCGATTCCAAAACATGTTGCTATTATTATGGATGGCAATGGTCGTTGGGCTAAACGAAGAGGGATGCCACGATCTATGGGGCACCGTGCAGGAGCCGACGTATTAAAGCAGATTGTTATTGCTGCAGATGAGATTGGAATTAGAGCTCTTACGGTATATGGTTTCTCCACAGAGAACTGGAAGCGTCCTGAACAGGAAGTTTCTTTACTTATGGCTCTCATAAAAGAATACTTAAACAATAATGTTAAGTATATGCATGAACATAATGTACGCATTCGCTTTATTGGATATATTGGTGCTCTTTCAGAAGAGCTTCAAAAGATTATTCGCGATGCAGAATTATTAACTCAGAATAATACAGGCCTTACTTTACAGTTAGCTCTTAACTATGGTGGGCGTGATGAAATAGTTAGGACTATCCGCAACATCACCAATTCTGTTGTAGATGGATCTATTACTACAGACGATATTACAGAAGACTATGTTAGCTCCCAACTTTTCACGAAGGAGTTTAGTGATGTAGACTTATTAATTCGTCCAAGTAGTGATTTTAGAATTAGTAACTTTTTATTGTGGCAGCTAGCTTATGCTGAATTCTGGTTTACTGATTTACATTGGCCGGATTTCACTAAAGAAACATTATTGGAAGCTGTTGCAGCATATCAAAAACGAGAACGCCGATTTGGTGGCTTACGCGATGAGGAATAA
- the frr gene encoding ribosome recycling factor, whose amino-acid sequence MEIKELLQQAEERMNKSIEALKHEFASIRTGRASVALLDKVMVDYYGSPTPINQVANISVPEPRMIVIAPWDKTMIGAIEKAILQSDLGLNPGNDGAQIRLTIPQLTEERRKEIVKVVHKKAEDAKVAVRNIRRDVNDALKKEEKAKTITEDDAKDGLDQIQKLTDAKIKQIDELKAVKEKDVLEV is encoded by the coding sequence ATGGAAATTAAAGAATTGTTACAACAAGCAGAAGAACGCATGAATAAGTCTATTGAGGCTTTAAAACATGAATTCGCATCTATTCGTACAGGCCGTGCTAGTGTAGCATTGCTTGATAAAGTAATGGTTGATTATTATGGTAGCCCTACTCCAATTAACCAAGTTGCGAATATCTCTGTACCTGAGCCTCGCATGATTGTAATTGCACCTTGGGATAAAACTATGATTGGTGCCATTGAAAAGGCAATTTTACAATCCGATCTTGGTTTAAACCCAGGTAATGATGGTGCTCAAATTCGTTTAACTATTCCTCAATTAACTGAGGAGCGCCGTAAAGAAATCGTTAAGGTTGTTCATAAAAAAGCTGAAGATGCTAAAGTTGCAGTACGTAACATTCGTCGTGATGTAAATGATGCATTGAAAAAAGAAGAAAAAGCTAAAACAATTACTGAAGATGATGCTAAAGACGGTTTAGATCAAATCCAAAAACTTACAGATGCTAAAATTAAGCAGATTGATGAGTTAAAAGCAGTAAAAGAAAAGGACGTATTAGAAGTATAA
- the pyrH gene encoding UMP kinase, giving the protein MAKRNFRRIVLKLSGEALAGEQGFGINPDVVEEFAKEIAALAKSTDLEIAIVVGGGNLWRGLAGSNQGMDRATADYMGMLATVMNSLALQDALEQAGVDTRVQTAIEMQEIAEPYIRRRAIRHLEKKRIVIFGAGLGKPYFSTDTTAALRAAEIEADAILMAKKFADGVYDSDPKTNPNAVKFDELTYNDIITKELKVMDATSTTLCKDNNIPIIVFSMDIPGNITKAAKGEEIGTIVRGE; this is encoded by the coding sequence ATGGCAAAGAGAAACTTTAGACGTATTGTTTTGAAGTTGAGTGGTGAAGCATTAGCGGGTGAACAAGGTTTTGGTATTAACCCTGATGTTGTTGAAGAATTTGCAAAAGAAATTGCTGCTTTAGCAAAATCCACTGATTTAGAAATCGCAATTGTTGTTGGTGGCGGTAACTTGTGGAGAGGGTTAGCTGGTAGTAACCAAGGTATGGATCGTGCTACAGCTGACTATATGGGTATGCTAGCAACAGTAATGAACTCCTTAGCATTGCAAGATGCATTAGAACAAGCAGGCGTAGATACTCGCGTTCAAACTGCTATCGAAATGCAAGAAATTGCAGAACCTTATATTCGTCGTCGTGCCATTCGTCATTTAGAGAAAAAACGTATCGTAATCTTCGGTGCTGGTCTTGGTAAACCATATTTCTCTACAGATACGACTGCTGCATTACGGGCGGCTGAAATTGAAGCAGATGCAATTCTGATGGCGAAGAAATTTGCTGACGGTGTATATGATTCCGATCCTAAAACGAATCCTAATGCCGTTAAATTTGATGAATTAACATATAATGATATCATTACAAAAGAATTAAAGGTTATGGATGCAACATCCACAACTTTATGTAAAGATAATAATATTCCTATTATCGTATTTAGCATGGACATTCCGGGTAACATTACAAAAGCCGCTAAAGGTGAAGAGATTGGTACCATTGTTCGAGGAGAATAA
- the tsf gene encoding translation elongation factor Ts, whose product MAITAALVKELRDMTGAGMMDAKKALVETDGNIDKAVDLLREKGLAAAAKKAGRIAAEGVVQSYIHAGGRIGVLVEVNCETDFVAKTDDFQSLARDIAMQIAAVNPTYLNREEVPAEVIEHEKQVLLEQAKVEAEEDVKAGRKPKPEAVLEKMVAGRIEKFYKENCLLEQVFIKDSDKTVTDIINENIAKIGENINVRRFVRYGLGEGIEKRQDDFVAEVMASVGK is encoded by the coding sequence ATGGCAATTACTGCTGCTTTGGTAAAAGAATTGCGCGACATGACTGGCGCAGGTATGATGGACGCTAAAAAAGCATTGGTTGAAACTGATGGTAATATCGATAAAGCGGTTGACCTTCTTCGTGAAAAAGGTTTGGCTGCGGCAGCTAAAAAAGCTGGTCGTATTGCAGCTGAAGGTGTAGTACAATCTTACATCCATGCTGGTGGTCGTATTGGCGTATTGGTAGAAGTTAACTGCGAAACTGACTTCGTTGCTAAAACTGATGATTTCCAAAGCTTGGCACGCGATATCGCTATGCAAATTGCAGCTGTAAACCCTACATACTTGAACCGTGAAGAAGTTCCTGCTGAAGTAATCGAACACGAAAAACAAGTATTGTTGGAACAAGCTAAAGTAGAAGCTGAAGAAGACGTAAAAGCTGGCCGTAAACCAAAACCTGAAGCTGTTTTGGAAAAAATGGTTGCTGGTCGTATTGAAAAATTCTATAAAGAAAACTGCCTATTAGAACAAGTATTCATTAAAGATAGCGACAAAACAGTTACAGACATCATTAATGAGAATATTGCAAAAATCGGTGAAAACATCAACGTACGTCGTTTTGTTCGCTACGGTTTGGGCGAAGGCATTGAAAAACGCCAAGATGACTTCGTAGCTGAAGTAATGGCATCTGTTGGTAAATAA
- the rpsB gene encoding 30S ribosomal protein S2: MAVVSMKQLLEAGVHFGHQTRRWNPKMAKFIFTERNGIYIIDLSKTVKKVEEAYSFLREVASQGEVILFVGTKKQAQEAIKEEAIRANMFFVNERWLGGMLTNFKTIETRIKRLKQLEAMAEDGTFEVLPKKEVIGLRHEMEKLEKYLGGIKDMPKMPGALFVVDPKKEKIAIAEAKKLGIPVVATVDTNCDPDEVEFPIPANDDAIRAVKLLAGKMADAVLEGRQGESLDGVEAAE, from the coding sequence ATGGCAGTAGTATCAATGAAACAATTATTAGAGGCTGGTGTACACTTTGGTCATCAGACTAGAAGATGGAACCCTAAAATGGCGAAATTCATCTTCACTGAACGCAATGGTATTTATATCATTGACTTGTCTAAAACAGTTAAAAAAGTAGAAGAAGCTTACTCTTTCTTACGCGAAGTTGCTTCCCAAGGCGAAGTAATCTTGTTCGTAGGTACTAAAAAACAAGCTCAAGAAGCTATTAAAGAAGAAGCTATCCGCGCTAACATGTTCTTCGTTAACGAACGTTGGTTGGGCGGTATGTTGACTAACTTCAAAACAATTGAAACTCGTATTAAACGTTTAAAACAATTGGAAGCTATGGCAGAAGATGGTACTTTCGAAGTATTGCCTAAAAAAGAAGTTATCGGTCTTCGTCATGAAATGGAAAAATTAGAAAAATACCTTGGCGGTATCAAAGATATGCCTAAAATGCCAGGTGCTCTTTTCGTAGTTGATCCTAAAAAAGAAAAAATCGCTATTGCAGAAGCTAAAAAATTGGGTATTCCAGTTGTTGCAACAGTTGACACTAACTGTGACCCTGATGAAGTAGAATTCCCAATCCCAGCAAATGATGACGCTATCCGCGCTGTAAAATTATTGGCTGGTAAAATGGCTGACGCTGTTCTTGAAGGTCGTCAAGGCGAATCCTTGGACGGTGTTGAAGCTGCGGAATAA
- the rpe gene encoding ribulose-phosphate 3-epimerase, producing the protein MIKIAPSMLSANFATLSEEIKSIELAGADLLHIDIMDGHFVPNLTFGAPIVKAIRPYTQLPFDVHLMVTNPGDYVEEFAKIGVEYFTFHQETVPHMHRLIQHIKQCGMKAGVALNPGTPVSLLEDVAADLDMILIMSVNPGFGGQSFIPNAIKKVKQAKMLLEEVDNTTAVIEVDGGINDITCVPIKRAGATVLVAGSAVFGADDRAHMIESIRNN; encoded by the coding sequence ATGATTAAAATTGCACCATCTATGCTCTCTGCAAATTTTGCAACATTAAGCGAAGAAATAAAATCTATTGAATTAGCTGGAGCTGATTTATTGCATATTGATATTATGGATGGTCATTTTGTACCAAACCTAACATTTGGTGCACCTATCGTGAAAGCCATCCGTCCTTATACACAATTACCATTTGATGTTCACTTAATGGTTACAAATCCTGGTGACTATGTAGAAGAATTTGCAAAGATTGGTGTAGAGTATTTTACATTTCATCAAGAAACTGTGCCACATATGCATCGTTTAATCCAACATATTAAACAATGTGGCATGAAAGCAGGGGTTGCACTTAATCCAGGTACACCAGTGTCCTTGTTAGAGGATGTGGCTGCTGATCTAGACATGATTTTAATTATGTCTGTAAATCCTGGCTTTGGTGGACAATCTTTTATTCCAAATGCTATTAAAAAAGTTAAGCAAGCTAAAATGCTACTAGAGGAAGTAGATAATACAACTGCAGTTATTGAAGTAGATGGTGGCATTAATGATATTACATGTGTCCCAATTAAAAGAGCAGGTGCTACTGTTTTAGTAGCAGGATCTGCTGTATTTGGCGCTGATGATCGAGCACATATGATTGAATCTATTCGCAATAATTAA
- the rsgA gene encoding ribosome small subunit-dependent GTPase A, whose protein sequence is MITGIVVKNMNGYFYVQDDASTVHECKVRGRLKKGRYSLLVGDRVTISEDGFVESILDRHNSMVRPAVANIDQVVLVVAAHEPDINELLLNKMLVMIEHADIPIVLCINKCDLMDPDTEAMVKLYKSIGYEVLMTSTYNMTGIDELRHVLEHKVTAFAGPSGVGKSSLLNAVDPKFAFQTGEVSGKIKRGKHTTRHASLYSLDSDSFIMDTPGFSAIEFNDVSLERLPTLFPEFSNYVDTCKFNPCYHEHEPICGIKDALDAGHIHQGRYDAYMSIRNDIESQRKRF, encoded by the coding sequence ATGATTACAGGTATTGTTGTCAAAAATATGAATGGTTACTTTTATGTACAAGACGATGCAAGTACTGTTCATGAATGTAAAGTTCGAGGTAGATTAAAGAAAGGTCGCTATAGTTTACTAGTCGGTGATCGTGTTACGATTTCTGAGGATGGATTCGTTGAGTCCATCCTCGATCGTCATAATTCCATGGTTAGACCTGCGGTAGCTAATATTGATCAAGTTGTATTGGTTGTAGCTGCTCATGAACCAGATATTAATGAGCTTTTACTAAATAAAATGCTTGTCATGATTGAACATGCAGATATCCCTATTGTATTATGTATTAACAAATGTGATTTGATGGATCCAGATACAGAAGCCATGGTAAAGCTTTATAAATCTATCGGCTATGAAGTATTGATGACATCTACATATAATATGACAGGTATTGATGAGTTACGTCATGTGTTAGAGCATAAGGTAACTGCCTTTGCAGGCCCTTCTGGTGTTGGTAAAAGTAGTCTATTAAATGCTGTTGATCCTAAGTTTGCATTCCAAACGGGTGAGGTTAGTGGCAAAATAAAGCGCGGTAAACATACGACCCGTCATGCTTCTTTATATAGTTTGGATTCAGATTCTTTTATTATGGATACACCTGGATTTAGTGCGATTGAGTTTAACGATGTTTCATTAGAACGGTTACCTACGTTATTCCCTGAATTTAGTAATTATGTTGATACATGTAAATTTAATCCTTGTTATCATGAACATGAACCTATTTGTGGCATAAAAGATGCTTTAGATGCAGGCCATATTCATCAAGGACGTTATGATGCATATATGTCTATACGTAATGACATAGAAAGTCAACGAAAGAGGTTTTAA
- the pknB gene encoding Stk1 family PASTA domain-containing Ser/Thr kinase, with translation MNIKGILLDNRYRIVDKIGVGGMADVYLGEDTLLGRQVAIKVLHANFANDDEFVTRFKREAQAAGKLNHPNIVNMYDVGFDQDLHYIIMEYVDGETLKEYITRHGRLSIDEAVKFTIAIAEGLEHAHTMGIVHCDIKPHNVIITRTGRVKVTDFGIARAMNATNTVMYTNSILGSAHYLSPEQASGKPVDGNTDIYSLGVVLYEMLTGKVPFEGETPIAVALKHVREKVAPPTRYNPSIPPLLEAVVMKALSKNPEDRFDSISDMISDLRLSQGFTMGKTQRHEPYDFATQMIPAVDPEALEDFSDIQEEQKDEGKKKSMLSKIASIPQKYIVLGAAVIFLVAFLGAFLSYGNFWSNTTVDVPNVVGKQVSVAKNILEDKHLRVSTSEVTNPDVPAGQVISQTPGAGEKVKEQRTIHLVVSKGVGDITVPDLSGLTVDQARQRLKDVGLVVGKVTQQSVDNKPDGVIIAQSPSGDSKVSKGTTIDLVVNKAKAKKIQMPNVIGMTLKDARDTLSNAHLGVNQVAGSVEEKSIVTEQSIKAGDEIDEGTVVNLTTEYKNDKKKDDKKSDSSSNKTTGTVDITVPAGSKNQELKIVVKDDDGSAVIYDDTNKPGDRIVKKVSGVGNVRIEVYLNGALVQETAL, from the coding sequence ATGAATATAAAAGGTATACTTCTAGATAACCGCTACCGAATTGTTGATAAAATTGGCGTTGGCGGAATGGCTGACGTATACCTTGGAGAAGATACCTTATTAGGTAGACAAGTAGCAATTAAAGTATTGCATGCTAACTTTGCTAATGATGATGAGTTTGTTACGCGTTTTAAACGAGAAGCACAAGCGGCGGGCAAACTAAATCATCCTAATATTGTAAATATGTATGATGTAGGGTTTGATCAAGATTTACACTATATCATTATGGAATATGTAGATGGTGAAACATTAAAAGAGTATATAACGCGACATGGAAGACTATCCATAGACGAGGCTGTAAAATTCACTATTGCTATCGCAGAGGGGTTAGAACATGCGCATACGATGGGAATAGTGCATTGTGATATTAAACCTCATAATGTCATAATTACTCGTACGGGGCGTGTAAAAGTAACTGACTTTGGTATTGCTCGAGCTATGAATGCTACTAATACAGTTATGTACACGAATTCGATTTTAGGCTCTGCTCACTATTTATCACCTGAACAAGCCAGTGGAAAACCAGTAGATGGTAATACTGATATCTACTCTTTAGGCGTAGTTTTATATGAAATGCTTACAGGTAAAGTTCCTTTTGAAGGGGAGACTCCAATTGCAGTAGCATTAAAACATGTACGTGAAAAAGTAGCGCCTCCAACTCGATATAATCCTTCAATCCCACCGCTTTTAGAAGCTGTCGTAATGAAGGCATTATCTAAAAACCCTGAAGATCGTTTTGATTCTATTTCTGACATGATAAGTGATTTACGATTGTCTCAAGGCTTTACAATGGGTAAAACTCAACGTCATGAACCATATGATTTTGCAACCCAAATGATACCAGCTGTTGATCCTGAAGCACTTGAGGATTTCAGTGATATTCAAGAAGAGCAAAAAGATGAGGGTAAAAAGAAGAGTATGTTAAGTAAAATAGCATCTATCCCACAAAAATATATCGTCCTAGGGGCTGCCGTAATTTTTTTAGTAGCCTTCTTAGGTGCCTTCTTGAGTTATGGTAATTTCTGGAGTAACACAACTGTAGATGTACCTAATGTTGTGGGTAAACAAGTTTCTGTAGCTAAAAATATTTTAGAAGATAAACATTTGCGTGTTTCTACAAGCGAGGTTACTAATCCTGATGTACCAGCTGGTCAAGTTATTTCTCAAACACCAGGTGCAGGAGAAAAGGTTAAAGAACAACGTACAATTCACCTTGTTGTATCTAAAGGTGTTGGTGATATTACAGTACCGGATTTGTCTGGTTTAACAGTAGATCAAGCTCGACAACGACTTAAAGATGTTGGTTTAGTTGTTGGTAAAGTAACACAACAGTCTGTAGATAATAAACCTGATGGTGTTATCATAGCTCAAAGTCCATCTGGTGATTCTAAAGTTTCTAAAGGCACAACAATTGATCTCGTTGTAAATAAAGCAAAAGCTAAAAAGATTCAAATGCCAAATGTCATTGGTATGACTTTAAAAGATGCACGAGATACATTGAGTAATGCTCATCTTGGTGTTAATCAAGTCGCTGGTTCTGTAGAGGAAAAATCTATTGTAACAGAACAAAGCATAAAAGCTGGCGATGAAATTGATGAAGGTACTGTAGTAAATCTAACTACTGAATATAAAAATGACAAAAAGAAAGATGATAAAAAATCTGACAGTAGTAGTAATAAAACTACTGGTACGGTAGATATTACAGTTCCGGCAGGCTCTAAAAACCAAGAGCTAAAAATTGTCGTAAAAGATGATGACGGTTCTGCTGTTATCTACGATGATACAAATAAACCTGGTGATCGTATTGTTAAAAAAGTTTCTGGTGTAGGTAATGTTCGCATTGAGGTTTATCTCAATGGTGCATTAGTACAAGAAACAGCATTATAG
- a CDS encoding Stp1/IreP family PP2C-type Ser/Thr phosphatase, with amino-acid sequence MNNFVGLSKIGLVRQRNEDRFFIDGPICAVTDGMGGYSGGEIASTYAVDEIKEYLASIESVGQQDLCDAIIHANERIANRVAHEERLAGMGTTAVVTAVNGDHLYWASVGDSRLYVYRDGLLRQITTDHSMVQELLTAGEITKDEMLNHPQRNLLTRAVGVDDTLEVDSGVESILPGDRILLCTDGLCGYVSDDIIASALQSNNDDMKVVESLMEAVYDVGAGDNVTIVVGTI; translated from the coding sequence ATGAATAATTTTGTTGGTTTAAGTAAAATTGGACTTGTGCGTCAGCGCAATGAAGATCGATTTTTTATAGACGGTCCTATTTGTGCTGTCACTGATGGCATGGGTGGATATAGTGGCGGTGAAATCGCTAGTACCTATGCTGTTGATGAAATTAAAGAGTATTTGGCCTCCATTGAATCAGTGGGGCAACAAGATTTATGTGATGCTATTATTCATGCCAATGAACGTATAGCCAATCGCGTAGCTCATGAAGAACGTCTTGCTGGTATGGGCACTACTGCTGTTGTTACGGCCGTTAATGGTGACCATTTATACTGGGCAAGTGTTGGTGATAGTCGTTTGTATGTATATAGAGATGGTCTTTTACGACAAATTACTACAGATCATTCTATGGTACAAGAATTATTAACTGCTGGAGAGATTACAAAGGATGAAATGCTAAATCACCCTCAACGAAACTTATTGACCCGTGCAGTTGGGGTTGATGATACTTTAGAGGTTGATAGTGGTGTAGAATCTATTCTTCCAGGTGATCGTATTTTACTTTGCACTGATGGACTATGTGGTTATGTATCAGATGATATTATTGCTAGTGCATTACAATCTAATAATGATGATATGAAGGTTGTAGAATCATTGATGGAAGCCGTATATGATGTCGGAGCAGGAGATAATGTGACCATTGTGGTGGGAACAATCTAA
- the rlmN gene encoding 23S rRNA (adenine(2503)-C(2))-methyltransferase RlmN yields the protein MIELLGKSLEELQSIFKTHNIQKFRAKQLIDYIYHRYIFDFEEMTQYPKELRQWLSDNCVISLPTLITESVSPDGKTRKILVEMTDQSRVEAVLMEQHYGYSVCVSSQVGCAMGCVFCASTQGGLYRDLTVSEIIGQVVIFGALTKEQIHSVVVMGAGEPLQNYDNVLQALQLLHDPVICNISYRKMTISTCGWVPNIYKLADEGLPITLALSLHATNNEVRRSIMPVGARYELTEVLDAVKYYYDTTQRRITFEYILIDSVNASMKEAHALGKICKDFPNCHVNLIPVNGNEHIELYKPSITNMNTFKDIVASYGVSVTVRKEMGDAIQAACGQLKAAHGREKENYE from the coding sequence ATGATAGAATTATTGGGTAAGTCTTTAGAAGAGTTACAATCTATCTTTAAGACCCATAATATACAAAAGTTTCGAGCGAAACAGTTAATAGACTATATTTATCATAGATATATATTTGATTTTGAAGAGATGACGCAGTATCCTAAAGAGTTGCGTCAATGGTTAAGTGATAACTGTGTTATTTCTTTACCAACATTAATTACTGAGTCTGTATCTCCAGATGGGAAGACTCGTAAAATCCTTGTTGAAATGACAGATCAAAGCCGGGTAGAAGCCGTTTTAATGGAGCAACATTATGGATACTCTGTATGTGTTTCTTCTCAAGTTGGCTGTGCCATGGGCTGTGTGTTCTGCGCCTCTACACAAGGTGGTTTATATCGTGATTTAACAGTGTCTGAAATCATTGGACAAGTCGTTATTTTCGGAGCTCTTACAAAAGAGCAAATCCACTCTGTTGTAGTTATGGGGGCAGGGGAACCATTACAAAACTATGATAATGTGTTACAAGCTTTGCAATTGTTACACGATCCGGTAATTTGTAATATTAGTTATCGTAAGATGACTATTTCCACTTGTGGTTGGGTTCCTAATATTTATAAATTAGCTGATGAAGGTTTGCCTATAACTTTGGCTCTTTCATTACATGCTACAAATAATGAAGTGCGTCGTAGTATTATGCCAGTTGGGGCTCGTTATGAATTGACGGAAGTCTTAGATGCGGTAAAATATTATTATGATACGACTCAACGTCGTATCACCTTTGAGTATATTCTTATAGATTCAGTAAATGCATCTATGAAGGAGGCTCATGCATTGGGGAAAATCTGTAAAGATTTCCCAAATTGCCATGTTAACTTAATACCTGTTAATGGCAATGAACATATAGAATTATATAAACCATCTATTACAAATATGAATACATTTAAAGACATCGTTGCTTCCTATGGCGTATCTGTAACGGTACGAAAAGAGATGGGCGATGCTATCCAAGCCGCATGTGGGCAATTAAAAGCAGCTCATGGTCGGGAAAAGGAGAATTATGAATAA